The Roseomonas haemaphysalidis genome segment CGCCGCGGCGGATGCGCCCGTGCACGCCGCGCAGGATGACGTGCTGCGCGCCGCTCTTGTGGCTGTGAAAGCCCTTCCAGACGTCGAGCATCTCGATCACCGGCGCGCCTCACCGGGCCATGGAAAGGCGTGGCCGCGCCGCGCGCATCGCCGCCATGGCCAGCACGTTGAGGATCAGGATCCACAGCATCACGTAGGGGAGGCTGAAATAGGACACCACCTTGTCGCCCCATTGGGCGTGGCGCATCGCCTCGTGCACATTGGCCAGCGGGTTGTACAGAAGCGCGTCGCGCGTCGCGGGCGTGACGCTGGCGAGCATCAGAAAGGCGGCGGAGAAGGGCATCATCAGGTAGGTCAGCGGGTGCACCAGGCGCTCGACCGGCTCCACGAACACGATCAGCGCCGCCAGCAGGGTGCCGACGCCGTGGCCGATCAGCGCGCTGAACACCAAGCTGACCACGAACAGCCCGGGGTGCGCCGGCCAGTAGCCGCCGAACAGACCGCCGCCCACCACCAGCAGCCCGATCACCACGCTGCAGGCCGCGGCTTCCAGCAGGGTGCGCGCCATGGTCAGGTCGTGCAGCTTGACGCTGCGGTGGTACAGCAGGGGCATGCTGTGGGTGATGGCGCCGGCGTTGCGCGTCAGGATGCCGCGGAACATGTAGAAGGGCGCGTAGCCCAGCGCGTAGAACAGAAAGACCGGGATGTTGTTGGGCAGCCCGCGGTCCGTCATCCAGTGGATCAGCGAAACGCCGAAGCCCAGCATCATCGGCTCGGCGACCAGCCACAAGTAGCCCACCTTGCTTTGCCCGAAGCGCAGCTGCATTTCCCGCAGCACCAGCGCGTGGAGCACGCCCAGCTGCGCCGAAAGGGCGCCGCGCCGGGCACGGCGGGGGACGTGGTCGCTCATCGGCTCAGGGAGCGAAGACGGCGGCATTGGAGGGCGGCGCGCCGTTGCGCAGCAGCGGGCGCACGCCCACCCACTGGCCCGGCGCTTCCTCGCAGTAGATCAGCTGGCGCCCGGCGGTCAGGCCGCCCAGCAGCAGCTCGCGGCAGGGCCGCCCGCCACCCGAGTTGTAGGCGCGGGTGACACGCGCGGGCGCCTGCGGGTTGCCGACGTATTCCTCCTGACCGATCTGCGCGCGGGCGGCGAAATCGGCCAGCGGGTCCGGCACCCGGGCGGGGACGCTGGCGGGGGCGGAGCGCGCGTCAAGGCTGCTGCCGCCGCCGGACCACAGTGATCCGCCGCCGCCGCAGGCGGACAAGGCGACCAGCAGGGGCAGGGCCAGGCACCGCCTGAACAGCCCCGCCAGCATCGCTGGCGCGAATGATCCGTTCGTTGTGAGAAATCCGTTCACGCCGACTTTGCATCCTGTTTAACGAAGCGGAAGCTACTCCACCGCAATGGCCGTGGCAAAGCGAACCCGCAGCGGGCATGCTGCCTTGCAGCAAATGACTGGAATCGCCCCCGCCCCGGATGCCTCGCCCCGCCGCCGCCTGCTGTTTCCGGCGGCGGACCTGTTGCGCTGGCCGCACCTGCCGGCCTTCTGGCCTGAGCACCAGCCAGTGGCGGGAAACGCCGACCTGCTGGCATGGCCCGAAGGGCGGGCGGTGCCGCCGGACGCGCCCGCCACGCTGCTGCGCTACGCCCCCGGGCCGCTGCGGGCGCCCCGTTTCGGGACGCGGCACGCTCCGGTGGCGCTGCTGCTGCCGCCATGGCCGGCCCCGGAGTCGCGGGGCCCGGAGTCGCGAAAGCTGGATCCGGCCGTTGCCGCCCGCGCCGCCCAGGCGGCGGAGTTCCTGGCCAGGGCGCGCATCGGCGGCGAGCCGGGGTTGCCGGACCCGCGTGCCGCCGCGCTGGGCCTGGCGCCGCGCGGCGCGGTGCTGCTGCTGGACCCCTGCCGTCCGGGGCCGGCCGTGCCGTGCGTCGCCGCCGCCAGGGCCGCCGCCGCGCGGGCGCGCCTGCCGCTGCTGCTGGCGCGCAACCCGGCCGCCCCCGCCGGCGCGCCGCCGGTGTTGCCCGTGCCGCCCGGCGCCACGCGGCTGGACGCCCGGCTGTCGCCCTGGACGCTGCTGGATTGCGCGGCCGACCTGCATGGCGCCAGCGACGAGATGGCGCTGCTGGCCGCCGCCGCCGGGGTGCCGGTGGCGGGCGAGAAACTGGACCCGGTGCCCCGCCTGGCCGCGCTGATCGCCGCTAGCCGCTGCGCCGACCCGTTTCTGCGCCGCCCCTGGCGATTCGAAGAGGCGCTGGAACAGCTGGACGCCTGGTGCCGGGCGCAGGGGGAAAACCGGCCCGTGGCGGTGTGCCTGGGCATGTCCTGGTGGAAGCGCGAGCGCGTTGGCGCCTTGTTCGCCCATGCCGGTGGCATGCCCCGCTTCGCGCGGCGGCCGGAGGCGGCGCTGCGCCAGGCCGCGGCCGCCAGGGCGCGCGACGGCGAGGCCGCGCTGGCCGCCTGGGCCCGCGCCGTGCCCGCCGGGTTCCGGGCCCGTTGCGAGGCCGCCGGCGTGGCGCTGTTGACGGTGGAGGACGGCTTCGTGCGGTCGCGCGGGCTGGGGGCGCGGTTTCTGCCGGGGGCGTCCTATGCCGTGGACGGCTCGGGCATCTACTACGACCCCGCGCGGCCCAGCGCGCTGGAACGGCTGCTGGCCACCGCCGAGTTTTCCCCCGCGCTGCTGGCCCGCGCGGCGGCGCTGCGGGAGGCGATCGTTTCGCGCGGCGTGACCAAGTACAACCTGTCGGGTGCCGCGCCCGTGCTGGCGCCGCCGCCGGGCCGCCCGGTGCTGCTGGTGCCGGGGCAGGTGGAGGACGATGCCTCCGTGCGGCTCGGCGGCGGCG includes the following:
- a CDS encoding ABC transporter permease, coding for MSDHVPRRARRGALSAQLGVLHALVLREMQLRFGQSKVGYLWLVAEPMMLGFGVSLIHWMTDRGLPNNIPVFLFYALGYAPFYMFRGILTRNAGAITHSMPLLYHRSVKLHDLTMARTLLEAAACSVVIGLLVVGGGLFGGYWPAHPGLFVVSLVFSALIGHGVGTLLAALIVFVEPVERLVHPLTYLMMPFSAAFLMLASVTPATRDALLYNPLANVHEAMRHAQWGDKVVSYFSLPYVMLWILILNVLAMAAMRAARPRLSMAR